GCCGTCTGCGTAGCAGAGCAGTGCGATGTGAGCAGTACGGTTTGGATCGTATTCGATACGCTCGACAGTGGCGACGATGCCATCTTTGTCGTTGCGACGGAAATCGACCATACGATAATGCTGCTTATGACCACCACCGATGTGACGCGTGGTAATACGGCCATTGTTGTTACGACCACCAGTCTTCGATTTTTTCTCGAGCAGCGGTGCGTGAGGAGCGCCTTTATGCAGCTCCTGGTTGACCACCTTGACCACAAAACGGCGGCCAGGGGAAGTCGGTTTGCATTTAACGATTGCCATGATGCACCCCTTCCTTACTCAGCACTGCTGCTGAAATCGAGATCTTGGCCTGGCTGAAGGGAGATAACTGCCTTCTTCCAGTCATTACGCTTGCCCAGACCGCGAGCAGTGCGCTTGCTCTTACCCAGAACGTTCAGGGTAGTGACGCGCTCTACTTTCACGCTGAACAGGCTTTCGACGGCCTTCTTGATTTCCAGCTTGGTTGCATCAGTAGCAACCTTGAAAACGAACTGGCCTTTCTTGTCTGCCAGAACCGTAGCCTTCTCGGAAACGTGCGGGCCAAGCAGAACTTTAAATACGCGTTCCTGGTTCATCCCAGCAGCTCCTCGAATTTCTTCACGGCCGACACGGTGATCAACACCTTGTCGTATGCGATCAGACTAACTGGATCGGAACCTTGAACGTCACGTACATCTACGTGCGGCAGGTTACGAGCAGCCAGGTACAGGTTCTGATCAACAGCGTCCGACACGATCAAAACGTCGGTCAGGCTCATGTTGTTCAGTTTGCCCAGCAGGTCTTTGGTTTTCGGCGTTTCAACAGCGAAATCCTGAACCACGACCAGACGATCAGTACGCACCAGCTCAGCAAGGATGGAACGCATTGCTGCGCGATACATCTTCTTGTTCAGCTTCTGGGAGTGATCCTGTGGACGAGCTGCGAAAGTGGTACCGCCGCCACGCCAGATTGGGCTACGGATAGTACCGGCACGAGCACGGCCAGTACCTTTCTGACGCCATGGGCGCTTGCCGCCACCACGAACGTCGGAACGGGTCTTTTGCTGCTTGGTACCTTGACGGCCGCCGGCCATGTAGGCCACGACTGCTTGGTGAACCAGCGTCTCATTGAACTCGCCGCCAAACGTCAGTTCGGAAACTTCGATCGCTTGAGCGTCATTTACATTTAATTGCATGTCAGCTTCCCCTTAACCGCGAGCCTTGGCTGCTGGACGTACAACCAGGTTGCCGCCAGTAGCGCCAGGAACAGCACCCTTGACCAACAACAGATTGCGTTCAGCGTCCACGCGCACTACTTCCAGGGACTGCACGGTCACGCGCTCAGCGCCCATATGACCGGACATTTTTTTGCCCTTGAATACACGACCAGGAGTCTGGCACTGGCCGATAGAGCCTGGGACGCGGTGGGATACGGAGTTACCGTGGGTGTTATCTTGCCCGCGGAAATTCCAACGCTTGATCGTACCCTGGAAGCCTTTACCCTTGGACTGACCGGTTACATCAACCAGCTGACCAGCGGCGAAGATTTCAGCGTTGATCAGATCGCCAGCCTGGTACTCGCCTTCTTCAAGACGGAATTCCATGGTAGTGCGACCAGCGGCAACGTTCGCCTTGGCGAAGTGGCCAGCCTGAGCTGCTGTTACACGCGAAGCGCGACGCTCGCCGACAGTGACTTGCACTGCACGATAGCCATCGGTCTCTTCAGTTTTGAACTGGGTGACGCGATTCGGTTCGATCTCAATGACCGTGACCGGAATGGAGACACCTTCTTCGGTGAAAATACGGGTCATACCGCATTTACGACCGACTACACCAATAGTCATGTTGTAAACCTCATGAGTGTACGGGGCTTTCACCCGCTATGGCCGCCCATTTCAGAGCGTTACACGACTAAGACCGAGTCTTAGCCGAGGCTGATCTGCACTTCCACACCGGCCGCAAGATCAAGCTTCATAAGTGCATCAACGGTTTTATCCGTTGGCTGGACGATGTCCAGAACGCGCTTATGAGTGCGGATTTCGTACTGGTCGCGCGCGTCTTTGTTGACGTGCGGAGAAACCAGAACGGTGAACCGCTCTTTACGGGTAGGCAGTGGAATTGGACCACGCACTTGAGCACCAGTACGTTTCGCGGTTTCCACGATTTCCTGGGTTGATTGGTCGATCAGGCGATGGTCAAAAGCCTTCAACCTGATACGGATTTGCTGATTTTGCATTGGATTTCAGACTCCGGCTGCTATTCCCACCGAGCGCAATACGCCCGTTAAAAGGAGGCGCAATTCTATAGACGCCCCAGATAGGTGTCAACCCAATAAAAAAGCCCCCGCTGAGCGGGGGCTTTCACATCATCAAGCAATCTCTATAAAAGAGAATTACGCGATGATTTTGGCTACGACGCCAGCGCCGACGGTACGACCGCCTTCACGGATAGCGAAACGCAGGCCATCTTCCATTGCGATGGTTTTGATCAGGGTAACAGTCATCTGAATGTTGTCACCTGGCATTACCATTTCAACGCCTTCTGGCAGCTCGCAGTTACCAGTCACGTCAGTAGTACGGAAGTAGAACTGTGGACGGTAGCCTTTGAAGAACGGAGTGTGACGACCGCCTTCTTCCTTGCTCAGAACATAAACTTCTGCGGTGAAAGTGGTGTGCGGCTTAACCGAACCCGGCTTAACCAGAACCTGACCACGCTCAACGTCGTCACGCTTGGTACCACGCAGCAGAACGCCGCAGTTCTCGCCAGCACGACCTTCGTCGAGCAGCTTGCGGAACATTTCAACACCGGTGCAAGTAGTAACGGTGGTGTCACGCAGACCAACGATTTCCAGCGGATCTTGAACGCGAACAATACCGCGCTCGATACGACCAGTCACAACAGTACCGCGACCAGAGATCGAGAATACGTCTTCGATTGGCATCAGGAACGGCTTGTCAGTCACGCGAACTGGTTCTGGGATGTAGCTGTCCAGAGTTTCAACCAGTTTCTTGACGGCAGTGGTGCCCATCTCGTTGTCGTCTTTGCCTTCCAGAGCCATACGAGCCGAACCGATGATGATTGGAGTGTCATCGCCCGGGAAGTCGTAGGTGGACAGCAGGTCGCGAACTTCCATCTCAACCAGTTCCAGCAGCTCAGCGTCGTCTACCAGGTCAGCCTTGTTCAGGAAAACCACGATGTACGGAACGCCAACCTGACGGGACAGCAGGATGTGCTCACGGGTTTGTGGCATCGGACCATCAGCGGCCGAGCAAACCAGAATAGCGCCGTCCATTTGAGCAGCACCGGTGATCATGTTCTTCACATAGTCAGCGTGACCTGGGCAGTCAACGTGAGCGTAGTGACGGATCTTCGAGTTGTACTCAACGTGTGCGGTGTTGATGGTGATACCGCGAGCTTTCTCTTCCGGTGCGCTGTCGATCTTGTCGAAGTCAACGATTGCGGAACCGAAAACTTCGGAGCAAACGCGAGTCAGAGCAGCAGTCAGAGTGGTTTTACCGTGGTCAACGTGACCAATGGTGCCAACGTTGACGTGCGGTAGGGAACGATCAAATTTTTCTTTAGCCACGACAATTAACTCCTAGCCTAAAGGGGCTGAATCAGCCTTGTTTTTTGGTTACGGATTCGACGATGTGCGACGGAGCCGTATCGTATTTTTTGAATTCCATAGAGTAGCTTGCGCGACCCTGGGACATGGAACGAACGTCGGTCGCATAACCGAACATCTCACCCAGTGGAACCTCGGCACGGATAACCTTGCCGGACACTGTGTCTTCCATACCCTGGATCATGCCGCGACGACGGTTAAGGTCGCCCATCACATCACCCATATAGTCTTCAGGCGTAACAACCTCTACAGCCATGATCGGCTCAAGCAACTCACCACCGCCCTTCTGGGCCAGTTGCTTGGTCGCCATGGAGGCAGCCACTTTAAACGCCATCTCGTTGGAGTCGACGTCGTGGTAAGAACCATCGAACACGGTAGCCTTCAGGCCGATCAGCGGATAGCCGGCAACAACGCCGTTCTTCATCTGCTCTTCGATACCCTTCTGGATAGCCGGGATGTATTCCTTAGGAACCACACCACCTACAACTTCGTTCACGAATTGCAGACCTTCCTGACCTTCGTCAGCGGGAGCAAAACGGATCCAGCAGTGACCGAACTGACCACGACCGCCGGATTGACGAACGAACTTGCCTTCGATTTCACAGTTCTTCGTGATGCGCTCACGATAGGAAACCTGAGGCTTGCCGATGTTGGCTTCGACGTTGAACTCACGGCGCATCCGGTCAACCAGGATGTCCAGGTGCAGTTCGCCCATGCCGGAGATGATCGTTTGACCAGTCTCTTCATCAGTTTTAACGCGGAAAGACGGGTCTTCCTGAGCAAGTTTGCCCAGAGCGATACCCATTTTTTCCTGGTCATCCTTGGTCTTAGGCTCTACGGCAACCGAAATAACCGGCTCCGGGAAGTCCATGCGAACCAGGATGATTGGCTTGTCAGCGTTGCAGAGGGTTTCACCAGTGGTGACGTCCTTCATGCCGATCAGGGCCGCGATGTCACCAGCGCGCACTTCCTTGATCTCTTCACGGGCGTTTGCGTGCATTTGCACCATACGACCCACGCGCTCTTTTTTGCCTTTAACCGAGTTGATCACGCCGTCGCCGGAGTTCAACACGCCCGAGTAAACGCGGACGAAGGTCAAGGTACCCACGAATGGGTCGGTAGCGATCTTGAACGCCAGAGCCGAGAACGGCTCCGCATCGTCTGCATGACGCTCCAGCTCGATTTCCTCGTTATCCGGGTCAGTACCCTTGATAGCAGGAATGTCGGTTGGCGCAGGCAGGAAGTCGATAACGGCGTCGAGAACCAGGGGAACACCCTTGTTCTTGAACGAAGAACCGCAAACAGCCAGTACGATTTCGCCGGCGATAGTACGCTGACGCAAAGCAGCTTTGATCTCTACGATCGACAGCTCTTCGCCTTCCAGGTACTTGTTCATCAGCTCTTCGTTGGCTTCAGCAGCAGCTTCAACCATGTTGTTGCGCCACTCTTCAGCCAGCTCTTGCAGCTCAGCAGGGATGTCCTTGCGAACAGGGACCATACCTTTGTCAGAGTCGTTCCAGTAGACAGCTTGCATGTTGATCAGATCGATCTGACCCTGGAAGTTGTCTTCTGAACCGATGGCCAACTGGATTGGCACCGGAGTGTGACCCAGACGCTGCTTGATCTGACCGATCACGCGCAGGAAGTTGGCGCCGGCACGGTCCATCTTGTTCACGTAAACAAGACGTGGAACGCCGTACTTGTTGGCTTGACGCCATACGGTTTCCGACTGAGGCTCAACACCCGAAGTACCGCAGAATACAACGACAGCGCCGTCGAGTACGCGCAGGGAGCGTTCAACTTCAATAGTGAAGTCAACGTGGCCCGGAGTATCGATTACGTTGAAGCGATGCTCGTCTTTGTACTGCTTCTCGGAACCTTTCCAGAAGGCGGTAATAGCAGCAGAAGTAATGGTAATACCACGCTCCTGCTCCTGAACCATCCAGTCTGTGGTCGCGGCGCCGTCATGCACCTCGCCCATTTTGTGACTTTTGCCGGTGTAAAAAAGGACGCGCTCGGTGGTGGTGGTTTTACCAGCATCCACGTGAGCGACGATACCGATGTTACGGTAGCGGCTAATCGGAGTAGTACGAGCCATAAAGCCCTCGCAAAATTAGTGAAGCTAAAATTAGAAGCGGTAGTGCGAGAAAGCTTTGTTAGCTTCAGCCATACGGTGCACGTCTTCACGCTTCTTAACAGCAGCACCTTTACCTTCAGCAGCATCCAGCAGTTCGCCAGCCAAACGCAGAGCCATAGACTTCTCGCCACGCTTACGGGCGAAGTCTACCAACCAGCGCATTGCCAGAGCGTTACGACGGGAAGGACGAACCTCGACCGGAACCTGGTAAGTAGCACCACCAACGCGGCGCGACTTCACTTCGACCAGCGGAGCGATGGCGTCGAGTGCTTTTTCGAAGAGTTCCAGGGGATCGGTGCCAGCCTTACGGGTCGCAACGGTTTCCAGGGCACCATAAACGATACGCTCGGCAACGGCTTTCTTGCCGCTTTCCATAACGTGGTTCATGAATTTGGCGAGGATCTGGCTTCCGTATTTCGGATCGTCCAGAATCTCACGCTTTGCTGCTACGCGACGTCTTGGCATGATAAGCCCTCAAGCGGTCTTCAGGTTAGCTCGGGACAGATCCAATGGATGCGTGCCCGACCTTACTCTTATCGACTCAATAAAATGAAAATCTGCAAAACGGCCGATTACTTCGGACGCTTGGTACCGTACTTCGAACGACCCTGGTTACGACCTTTAACGCCGGAAGTATCCAAAGAACCGCGAACGGTGTGGTAACGAACACCTGGCAAGTCTTTTACACGACCGCCGCGGATCAATACCACGCTGTGCTCTTGCAGGTTGTGACCTTCACCACCGATGTACGAGGAAACCTCGAAACCGTTGGTCAGGCGCACACGGCATACTTTACGCAGTGCCGAGTTAGGTTTTTTCGGCGTGGTGGTGTACACACGGGTGCACACGCCACGACGTTGCGGGCAGTTCTGCAGCGCAGGTACGTCGGATTTCTCGACGATACGCTTACGCGGCTGACGTACCAGCTGGTTGATAGTTGCCATCTACTAGCTCCACTGTTGTCTTGCGACGCTATTGTCTTGCAAGAAAAGCAAAATGGCAGGAACGAATTCCCGCCAAATTTAGGGGATCAAGAGTCTAAAGAGGATCTTGCCCCCAGTCAAGGCAAGGCCCCGACCTCCCCGCCCCTCGAACCTCGACAAATTGTCTCGATTCGATGAACGGAGCGACCAGGGCCTTACGCTCATTTATCGCAGAACTCAGTTACCGCTCGAGTTCAGCGCTTCGGTCAGTGCAGCTTCCACTTCACTGGCGCTTACGCGCAACGGCTTGTCTGCTTCACGACGACGCTTGCGCTCGCTGTGATATGCCAGGCCGGTACCAGCCGGGATCAGACGACCCACGACAACGTTTTCTTTCAGGCCGCGCAGGTAGTCGCGCTTGCCGGTGACTGCCGCTTCGGTCAGTACACGGGTGGTTTCCTGGAAGGAAGCCGCCGAGATGAACGATTCGGTGGACAACGACGCCTTGGTGATACCCAGCAGAACGCGAGTGTACTTGGAGACGAACTTGTCTTCGCCACCCAGACGCTCGTTCTCTACCAGTACGTGAGTCAATTCCATCTGGTCGCCCTTGATGAAACTGGAATCGCCGGATTCAGCGATTTCAACTTTACGCAGCATCTGACGCAGGATGGTCTCGATGTGCTTGTCGTTGATCTTCACGCCTTGCAGACGGTAAACGTCCTGGATCTCGTTGACGATGTACTTGGCCAGCGCGCTCACACCCAGCAGACGCAGGATGTCGTGCGGATCGCTTGGGCCGTCGGAGATTACTTCGCCGCGGTTTACCTGTTCGCCTTCGAACACGTTCAGGTGACGCCACTTCGGAATCAGCTCTTCATACGGATCGCTACCGTCGTTCGGGGTAATAACCAGACGGCGCTTGCCTTTGGTCTCTTTACCGAACGCGATGGTGCCGCTGACTTCAGCCAGAATCGACGCTTCTTTCGGACGACGCGCTTCGAACAAGTCGGCAACACGCGGCAGACCACCGGTGATGTCGCGGGTCTTCGACGTTTCTTGCGGGATACGAGCGATAACGTCACCGATCGCGATCTTCGCACCATCCGCTACACCGACCAGGGCGTTGGCTGGCAGGAAGTACTGAGCGATAACGTCAGTGCCTGGCAGCAACAGATCCTTGCCGTTGTCGTCGACCATCTTCACTGCTGGACGGATTTCTTTGCCCGCAGCTGGACGATCTTTCGCGTCAAGTACTTCAATGTTGGTCATACCGGTCAATTCGTCAGTCTGACGCTTGATCGTGATGCCTTCTTCCATGCCCACGTAGGTCACGGTACCTTTCATTTCGGTAACAATCGGGTGGGTGTGCGGATCCCACTTGGCCACGATTGCGCCAGCGTCGACCTTGTCACCTTCTTTAACCGAAATCACAGCACCGTACGGCAGCTTGTAACGCTCGCGCTCACGACCGAAGTCATCAGCGATGGCCAGCTCACCGGAACGGGACACAGCAACCAGGTGACCGTCCACTCGCTCCACGTGCTTCAAATTGTGCAGACGAACGGTACCGCCATTCTTCACCTGAACGCTGTCCGCAGCGGAAGTACGGCTTGCCGCACCACCGATGTGGAACGTACGCATCGTCAGCTGAGTACCCGGCTCACCGATGGACTGGGCAGCGATAACGCCGACCGCTTCACCGATGTTCACTTGGTGACCACGAGCCAGATCACGGCCGTAGCACTTGGCGCAAATGCCATAGCGGGTTTCGCAGCTGATCGGCGAACGCACGATCACTTCGTCGATGCTGTTCAGCTCGATGAATTCAACCCACTTCTCGTCTACCAGAGTACCGGCCGGAACGATAACGTCCTCGGTGCCTGGCTTGAATACGTCACGGGCAATAACACGACCCAATACGCGCTCACCCAACGGCTCTACAACGTCACCGCCTTCAATGTGCGGAGTCATCAGCAGACCGTGTTCGGTGCCGCAATCGATCTCGGTTACAACCAGATCCTGCGCAACGTCTACCAGACGACGAGTCAGGTAACCGGAGTTCGCAGTTTTCAACGCGGTATCCGCCAGACCTTTACGAGCACCGTGAGTCGAGATGAAGTACTGAAGTACGCTCAAACCTTCACGGAAGTTCGCAGTAATCGGCGTTTCAATGATGGAACCGTCTGGCTTGGCCATCAGACCACGCATACCGGCCAGCTGACGAATCTGTGCTGCGGAACCCCGCGCACCCGAGTCAGCCATCATGTACATCGAGTTGAAGGACTCTTGGTCGACTTCGACGCCATGACGGTCGATGACTTTCTCTTTCGAGAGATTGGCCATCATCGCCTTGGAGACTTCGTCGTTCGCTTTCGACCAAAGGTCGATCACTTTGTTGTACTTCTCGCCCTGGGTTACCAGGCCGGAGGCGTACTGGCTCTCGATCTCTTTCACTTCGTCGGTGGCAGCACCGATGATGCGGGCTTTTTCATCCGGGATAACGAAGTCGTTAACACCGATGGAAACGCCGGAGATGGTCGAGTAAGCGAAACCGGTGTACATCAACTGGTCAGCGAAGATCACGGTCTCTTTCAAACCAACCACGCGGTAGCACTGGTTGATCAGCTTGGAGATCGCCTTTTTCTTCATCGGCAGGTTGACGACGTCGTACGACAGACCTTTTGGCACAACCTGGAACAGCAGCGCACGGCCGACAGTGGTGTCGACGATACGGGTACCGCTCACGCTGTTGCCGTCACGGTCGTTGACGGTTTCGTTGATACGAACCTTGACCTTGGCGTGCAGTGCGGCTTCGCCGGCACGGAACACACGGTCAACTTCCTGCAGATCCGCGAACACACGACCTTCGCCTTTGGCGTTGATCGCTTCACGAGTCATGTAGTACAGACCCAATACAACGTCCTGCGACGGAACGATGATTGGCTCACCGTTGGCTGGCGACAGAATGTTGTTGGTCGACATCATCAACGCACGCGCTTCGAGCTGGGCTTCCAGCGTCAGCGGTACGTGCACGGCCATTTGGTCGCCGTCGAAGTCGGCGTTGTACGCGGCGCAGACCAGAGGGTGCAGCTGGATAGCCTTACCTTCGATCAGTACCGGTTCAAACGCCTGGATACCCAGACGGTGAAGGGTCGGTGCACGGTTGAGGAGAACCGGGTGTTCGCGAATCACTTCAGCGAGAACGTCCCAAACCTCTGGCAGTTCGCGCTCGACCATTTTCTTGGCCGCTTTGATGGTGGTCGCGAGACCACGCATCTCGAGCTTGCCGAAAATGAACGGTTTGAACAGCTCGAGAGCCATCTTCTTCGGCAGACCGCACTGATGCAGACGCAGAGTCGGGCCTACGGTAATTACCGAACGACCGGAGTAGTCAACACGCTTACCGAGCAAGTTCTGACGGAAACGACCTTGCTTACCCTTGATCATGTCAGCCAGGGATTTCAGAGGACGCTTGTTCGAACCGGTGATAGCGCGGCCACGACGGCCGTTGTCGAGCAGTGCATCGACAGCTTCCTGCAACATACGTTTTTCGTTGCGCACGATGATGTCCGGAGCGGACAGGTCCAGCAGGCGCTTCAAACGGTTGTTACGGTTGATCACTCGACGATACAGATCGTTGAGGTCGGAAGTCGCGAAACGACCGCCGTCCAGTGGGACCAGTGGACGCAGATCTGGCGGCAGAACCGGCAGAACGGTCAGCACCATCCACTCTGGCAGGTTGCCGGAACCCTGGAAGGCCTCCATCAACTTCAGACGCTTGGACAGCTTCTTGATCTTGGTTTCGGAGTTGGTTTGCGGAATTTCTTCACGCAGACGGCCAATCTCGTGTTCCAGGTCGATAGCGTGCAGCAGTTCACGGACAGCTTCAGCACCCATACGGGCGTCGAAGTCGTCACCAAACTCTTCCAGCGCTTCGAAGTACTGCTCGTCGTTCAGCAGCTGACCTTTTTCAAGGGTGGTCATGCCTGGATCGATAACGACATAGCTCTCGAAGTAGAGAACGCGTTCGATATCACGCAGGGTCATGTCCATCAGCAAGCCGATACGGGACGGCAGCGATTTCAGGAACCAGATGTGGGCAACCGGCGAAGCCAGTTCGATGTGTGCCATGCGCTCACGACGAACCTTGGCCAGTGCAACTTCAACGCCGCACTTCTCGCAGATCACACCACGGTGCTTCAAGCGCTTGTACTTACCGCACAGGCACTCGTAATCCTTTACCGGGCCAAAGATCTTGGCGCAGAACAGACCGTCACGCTCAGGTTTGAACGTACGGTAGTTGATGGTTTCCGGCTTTTTAACTTCACCGAACGACCATGAGCGGATCATCTCAGGCGAGGCCAATCCGATACGGATGGCGTCGAACTCTTCGACTTGACCCTGGTTTTTCAGCAAATTCAGTAGGTCTTTCAAGGCCTTTCCTCCTGGCGGAGCAGAGAGCGGGCAATCCTGCCCCGCTCTCGATTCGCGTCACGTGTTATTCGGTTTCCAGATCGATATCGATGCCGAGGGAACGAATTTCCTTGATCAACACGTTGAAGGACTCGGGCATGCCCGGCTCCATACGGTGATCGCCATCCACGATGTTTTTGTACATCTTGGTACGGCCGTTCACATCGTCCGACTTCACTGTGAGCATTTCTTGCAGAGTGTAAGCAGCACCGTATGCTTCCAGTGCCCAGACCTCCATCTCCCCGAAACGCTGACCACCGAACTGCGCCTTACCACCCAGCGGCTGCTGGGTAACCAGGCTGTACGAACCGGTAGAACGAGCGTGCATCTTGTCGTCTACCAAGTGGTTCAGCTTCAGCATGTACATGTAGCCAACGGTAACTGGACGCTCGAATTTGTTGCCGGTACGGCCGTCTGTCAGCTGCATCTGGCCGCTTTCCGGCAGGTCTGCCAGTTTCAGCATGGCCTTGATTTCGCTTTCCTTGGCGCCGTCGAACACTGGAGTGGCCATTGGAACGCCGCCACGCAGGTTCTTCGCCAGATCGAGGATTTCCTGATCGGAGAAGCTGTCCAGATCTTCGTTACGACCGCCGATCTGGTTGTAGATCTCGTCCAAGAAAGTACGCAGTTCAGCGACTTTACGCTGCTCTTCGATCATCCGGTTGATCTTCTCGCCCAGACCTTTGGCCGCGAGGCCGAGGTGGGTTTCAAGGATCTGACCAACGTTCATACGCGAAGGTACGCCCAGTGGGTTGAGGACGACGTCGACCGGGGTGCCATTGGCATCGTGCGGCATGTCTTCAACCGGCATGATCACGGAGACCACACCTTTGTTACCGTGACGACCGGCCATCTTGTCGCCCGGCTGGATGCGACGACGGATTGCCAGGTAAACCTTGACGATTTTCAGCACACCTGGAGCCAGGTCATCACCCTGCTGCAGTTTGCGCTTCTTGTCTTCGAACTTGTCGTCCAGCAGACGGCGACGATCAACGATGTAGGCCTGAGCCTTCTCGAGCTGCTCGTTCAGAGCATCTTCAGCCATGCGCAGTTTGAACCACTGACCATGCTCAAGACCGTCGAGAACTTCATCGGTGATGTCCTGACCTTTCTTCAGACCTGCGCCGCCTTCAGCCTTGTGGCCTACCAGAGCGGAACGCAGACGTTCGAAAGTTGCGCCTTCAACGATACGGAACTCTTCGTTCAGATCCTTGCGAATCTCGTCCAGCTGGGACTTCTCGATCGACAGAGCACGAGCATCACGCTCAACGCCGTCACGAGTGAAGACCTGTACGTCAATGACAGTACCTTTGGTACCGGTAGGTACACGCAGGGAGGTGTCTTTAACGTCGCTGGCTTTTTCACCGAAGATTGCACGCAGCAGTTTTTCTTCCGGAGTCAGCTGGGTCTCGCCTTTCGGAGTGACTTTGCCGACCAGGATGTCGCCCGCGCCAACTTCAGCACCTACGTAAACAATACCGGCTTCGTCCAGCTTGTTCAGTGCAGCTTCACCCACGTTCGGGATGTCTGCAGTGATTTCCTCAGGCCCAAGCTTGGTGTCACGTGCCACACAGGTCAGTTCCTGGATGTGGATCGTGGTGAAACGGTCTTCCTGAACCACACGCTCGGACAGGCAGATGGAGTCTTCGAAGTTGAAGCCGTTCCATGCCATGAACGCGATGCGCATGTTCTGACCCAGTGCCAGTTCACCCATGTCGGTGGACGGGCCGTCGGCCATGATGTCGCTACGCTGAACGCGATCACCCTTGCTCACCAGCGGACGCTGGTTGATGCAGGTGTTCTGGTTCGAGCGGGTGTATTTGGTCAGGTTGTAGATGTCGACACCAGCTTCGCCGGTTTCAACTTCGTCATCAGCAACACGAACCACGATACGGCTGGCGTCTACGGAGTCGATCACGCCACCACGACGAGCCACGACGCAAACGCCGGAGTCACGGGCTACGTTACGCTCCATGCCGGTACCTACCAGCGGCTTGTCAGCGCGTAGGGTTGGTACAGCTTGACGCTGCATGTTCGAACCCATCAACGCACGGTTGGCGTCATCGTGCTCGAGGAACGGAATCAGCGACGCTGCTACCGAAACTACCTGCTTCGGCGAAACGTCCATCAAGGTGACTTCTTCAGGCGCCTTAACGGTGAATTCGTTCAGGTGACGTACGGCTACCAGTTCGTCGATCAGGACTTTCTGGTCGTTCATGGTCGCCGAAGCCTGCGCGATCACGTGATCAGCTTCTTCAATAGCGGACAGGAACACGATCTCGTCGGTGACCACACCCTCTTTCACCACGCGGTACGGGCTTTCCAAGAAGCCGTACTGGTTGGTGCGAGCGTAAGCAGCCAAGGAGTTGATCAGACCGATGTTCGGACCTTCCGGCGTTTCAATCGGGCATACACGACCGTAGTGAGTCGGGTGTACGTCACGGACTTCAAAGCCTGCGCGCTCACGAGTCAGACCACCAGGGCCGAGTGCAGAGACACGACGCTTGT
This region of Pseudomonas sp. R84 genomic DNA includes:
- the rplW gene encoding 50S ribosomal protein L23, with amino-acid sequence MNQERVFKVLLGPHVSEKATVLADKKGQFVFKVATDATKLEIKKAVESLFSVKVERVTTLNVLGKSKRTARGLGKRNDWKKAVISLQPGQDLDFSSSAE
- the rplD gene encoding 50S ribosomal protein L4 translates to MQLNVNDAQAIEVSELTFGGEFNETLVHQAVVAYMAGGRQGTKQQKTRSDVRGGGKRPWRQKGTGRARAGTIRSPIWRGGGTTFAARPQDHSQKLNKKMYRAAMRSILAELVRTDRLVVVQDFAVETPKTKDLLGKLNNMSLTDVLIVSDAVDQNLYLAARNLPHVDVRDVQGSDPVSLIAYDKVLITVSAVKKFEELLG
- the rplC gene encoding 50S ribosomal protein L3, whose product is MTIGVVGRKCGMTRIFTEEGVSIPVTVIEIEPNRVTQFKTEETDGYRAVQVTVGERRASRVTAAQAGHFAKANVAAGRTTMEFRLEEGEYQAGDLINAEIFAAGQLVDVTGQSKGKGFQGTIKRWNFRGQDNTHGNSVSHRVPGSIGQCQTPGRVFKGKKMSGHMGAERVTVQSLEVVRVDAERNLLLVKGAVPGATGGNLVVRPAAKARG
- the rpsJ gene encoding 30S ribosomal protein S10 translates to MQNQQIRIRLKAFDHRLIDQSTQEIVETAKRTGAQVRGPIPLPTRKERFTVLVSPHVNKDARDQYEIRTHKRVLDIVQPTDKTVDALMKLDLAAGVEVQISLG
- the tuf gene encoding elongation factor Tu — translated: MAKEKFDRSLPHVNVGTIGHVDHGKTTLTAALTRVCSEVFGSAIVDFDKIDSAPEEKARGITINTAHVEYNSKIRHYAHVDCPGHADYVKNMITGAAQMDGAILVCSAADGPMPQTREHILLSRQVGVPYIVVFLNKADLVDDAELLELVEMEVRDLLSTYDFPGDDTPIIIGSARMALEGKDDNEMGTTAVKKLVETLDSYIPEPVRVTDKPFLMPIEDVFSISGRGTVVTGRIERGIVRVQDPLEIVGLRDTTVTTCTGVEMFRKLLDEGRAGENCGVLLRGTKRDDVERGQVLVKPGSVKPHTTFTAEVYVLSKEEGGRHTPFFKGYRPQFYFRTTDVTGNCELPEGVEMVMPGDNIQMTVTLIKTIAMEDGLRFAIREGGRTVGAGVVAKIIA
- the fusA gene encoding elongation factor G, which translates into the protein MARTTPISRYRNIGIVAHVDAGKTTTTERVLFYTGKSHKMGEVHDGAATTDWMVQEQERGITITSAAITAFWKGSEKQYKDEHRFNVIDTPGHVDFTIEVERSLRVLDGAVVVFCGTSGVEPQSETVWRQANKYGVPRLVYVNKMDRAGANFLRVIGQIKQRLGHTPVPIQLAIGSEDNFQGQIDLINMQAVYWNDSDKGMVPVRKDIPAELQELAEEWRNNMVEAAAEANEELMNKYLEGEELSIVEIKAALRQRTIAGEIVLAVCGSSFKNKGVPLVLDAVIDFLPAPTDIPAIKGTDPDNEEIELERHADDAEPFSALAFKIATDPFVGTLTFVRVYSGVLNSGDGVINSVKGKKERVGRMVQMHANAREEIKEVRAGDIAALIGMKDVTTGETLCNADKPIILVRMDFPEPVISVAVEPKTKDDQEKMGIALGKLAQEDPSFRVKTDEETGQTIISGMGELHLDILVDRMRREFNVEANIGKPQVSYRERITKNCEIEGKFVRQSGGRGQFGHCWIRFAPADEGQEGLQFVNEVVGGVVPKEYIPAIQKGIEEQMKNGVVAGYPLIGLKATVFDGSYHDVDSNEMAFKVAASMATKQLAQKGGGELLEPIMAVEVVTPEDYMGDVMGDLNRRRGMIQGMEDTVSGKVIRAEVPLGEMFGYATDVRSMSQGRASYSMEFKKYDTAPSHIVESVTKKQG
- the rpsG gene encoding 30S ribosomal protein S7 → MPRRRVAAKREILDDPKYGSQILAKFMNHVMESGKKAVAERIVYGALETVATRKAGTDPLELFEKALDAIAPLVEVKSRRVGGATYQVPVEVRPSRRNALAMRWLVDFARKRGEKSMALRLAGELLDAAEGKGAAVKKREDVHRMAEANKAFSHYRF
- the rpsL gene encoding 30S ribosomal protein S12, yielding MATINQLVRQPRKRIVEKSDVPALQNCPQRRGVCTRVYTTTPKKPNSALRKVCRVRLTNGFEVSSYIGGEGHNLQEHSVVLIRGGRVKDLPGVRYHTVRGSLDTSGVKGRNQGRSKYGTKRPK